One window of the Carnobacterium maltaromaticum DSM 20342 genome contains the following:
- a CDS encoding 1-deoxy-D-xylulose-5-phosphate reductoisomerase yields the protein MKKICLLGATGSVGENTVAVVTAHPDQFQIVAFSFYQNKEKGRKLIQKLQPKLVSVATKEDAAGLSLEFPEIRFTYGIEGLSEVVADSEVQLVVTALSGSVGLLPTLTAIELGKTVAIANKETLVMAGALVMNLAKEKNVKLLPVDSEHSAIFQCLQGENISEVEELIITASGGSFRELSRKELVNVTLSDALNHPNWAMGQKITIDSATMMNKGLEVIEAHWLFGLTYDKIKVVLHKESIVHSMVSFVDGAVMAQMGASDMREPIQYALSYPKRIPMIQPKPFDLAKIGALHFAEMDFERFPLLALAYETGKMGGTAPTMMNAANEIAVAAFIKGQISFLEIENYVEKAIKLDNYVKNPDLETILNVDKETRKLVTSWL from the coding sequence ATGAAAAAAATATGCTTGTTAGGTGCAACAGGGTCTGTTGGTGAAAACACAGTAGCTGTTGTTACTGCCCATCCAGATCAATTTCAAATAGTCGCCTTTTCTTTCTACCAAAATAAGGAAAAAGGGCGCAAGCTGATTCAAAAACTGCAACCCAAACTTGTTTCAGTAGCTACGAAAGAGGATGCAGCTGGACTTTCATTAGAATTTCCCGAAATTCGCTTTACTTATGGTATAGAAGGATTATCAGAAGTTGTTGCTGACTCAGAAGTTCAATTAGTAGTAACAGCCTTAAGTGGTAGTGTGGGTTTATTGCCAACACTGACAGCTATTGAACTTGGTAAAACTGTCGCCATCGCTAATAAGGAAACGTTAGTCATGGCAGGTGCTCTGGTTATGAATTTAGCGAAAGAAAAAAATGTTAAGTTACTGCCTGTTGATAGTGAACATTCAGCTATTTTTCAATGTCTACAAGGTGAAAATATTAGCGAAGTAGAAGAACTAATTATTACAGCATCTGGTGGTAGTTTTCGAGAGTTAAGTCGTAAAGAGTTAGTTAATGTAACTTTATCAGATGCTTTAAACCATCCAAATTGGGCAATGGGTCAGAAAATTACGATTGATTCTGCGACAATGATGAACAAAGGTTTGGAAGTTATCGAAGCACATTGGTTATTTGGTCTGACTTATGATAAAATTAAAGTTGTTTTACACAAAGAAAGCATTGTACATTCAATGGTCAGTTTTGTCGATGGAGCCGTTATGGCCCAAATGGGAGCTAGTGACATGCGTGAGCCGATTCAGTATGCATTGTCTTATCCAAAGCGCATTCCAATGATTCAGCCAAAACCCTTTGATTTAGCAAAGATTGGCGCTTTACATTTTGCTGAAATGGATTTTGAACGTTTTCCATTGTTAGCCCTAGCCTATGAGACTGGTAAAATGGGTGGTACCGCACCAACCATGATGAATGCAGCGAATGAAATAGCTGTTGCAGCGTTTATAAAAGGGCAAATTTCCTTTTTGGAGATTGAGAACTATGTAGAAAAAGCGATTAAACTGGATAATTATGTAAAAAATCCAGATTTGGAAACCATTCTTAATGTTGACAAAGAAACAAGAAAATTAGTCACAAGTTGGCTATAA
- the rseP gene encoding RIP metalloprotease RseP: MVTTIITFLIVFSILVVVHEYGHYYFAKKSGILVREFAIGFGPKIFSYRKNGTTYTIRILPIGGYVRMAGYGEDETEIKPGMPIGLIINSEGIVTTINTSKKTQLMEAVPMEVVSIDLEKDLHVEGYLAGNEDELVRYPVLHDATIIEEDGTEVQIAPIDVQFQSASLPKRMMTNFAGPMNNFILAILAFTVIAFMQGGVVSHSTQLGEIASDSVAAKAGLVQGDTILAVDGKKMSDWTMLATTIQAHPAKEIKLDVETKAGKKETINVTPKSVKVEDKKIGQIGIGPAIDTSFGAKIAYGFTQTWFIMVQIVTVLGSIFTKGFNIGMFSGPVGIYAATEQVVQIGFMGVFNFLAVLSINLGIVNLLPIPALDGGKLLLNIIEGIRRKPLDPDKEGIITMVGFGLMMLLMILVTWNDIQRYFF; this comes from the coding sequence ATGGTAACAACGATTATCACATTTTTGATTGTTTTTAGTATTTTAGTAGTCGTACATGAATACGGACATTACTATTTTGCTAAAAAATCGGGAATCCTCGTACGCGAATTCGCGATTGGATTTGGACCGAAAATTTTTTCTTATCGTAAAAATGGAACAACCTATACGATTAGAATTTTACCAATTGGTGGCTATGTACGTATGGCTGGTTACGGGGAAGATGAAACCGAAATTAAACCCGGTATGCCGATTGGTTTAATTATTAATTCTGAAGGTATTGTGACAACGATTAATACCTCTAAGAAAACCCAATTGATGGAAGCTGTTCCAATGGAAGTCGTTTCAATTGATTTGGAAAAGGATTTACACGTTGAAGGATATCTAGCAGGAAATGAAGACGAGTTAGTTCGCTATCCTGTCTTACATGATGCGACTATTATTGAAGAAGACGGTACAGAGGTTCAGATTGCTCCGATTGATGTTCAATTTCAATCTGCAAGCTTACCTAAACGAATGATGACAAACTTTGCAGGACCTATGAATAATTTTATTTTAGCAATTTTAGCCTTTACCGTGATTGCTTTTATGCAAGGCGGGGTTGTGAGTCATAGTACGCAATTAGGTGAGATAGCCTCTGACAGCGTAGCGGCTAAAGCTGGACTTGTTCAAGGCGATACTATTTTAGCAGTTGACGGAAAAAAAATGTCAGATTGGACAATGTTAGCAACAACGATTCAAGCTCATCCAGCCAAAGAAATTAAATTGGATGTTGAAACAAAAGCTGGCAAAAAAGAAACAATCAATGTAACACCTAAATCTGTAAAAGTTGAAGATAAAAAAATTGGTCAGATTGGAATTGGACCAGCAATTGATACTTCATTTGGAGCGAAGATTGCATACGGATTTACCCAAACATGGTTTATTATGGTTCAAATCGTAACAGTTTTAGGCTCTATTTTTACCAAAGGGTTTAATATTGGAATGTTCTCAGGTCCAGTAGGGATTTATGCAGCAACAGAGCAAGTCGTTCAAATTGGTTTTATGGGCGTGTTTAATTTCCTAGCTGTTTTGAGTATTAATTTAGGTATTGTTAATTTACTTCCCATACCAGCTTTAGATGGTGGAAAGTTATTGTTAAATATTATAGAAGGCATCAGACGCAAACCTTTAGATCCAGATAAAGAAGGTATCATTACAATGGTTGGTTTTGGTTTAATGATGTTGTTGATGATTTTAGTGACTTGGAACGATATCCAACGCTATTTCTTTTAG
- a CDS encoding proline--tRNA ligase: MKQSKLFVPTLREVPNDAEVISHQMLLRAGYIRQISSGVYSYLPLANLVIEKLKTIIREEFEKIDAVEMLMPSLLPKELWEESGRYETYGPNLMRLKDRNGRDFLLGPTHEEAFTTLIRDEINSYKRLPLSLYQIQTKFRDEKRPRFGLLRGREFIMNDAYSFHDSDESLDVGYRQFEQAYNRIFERCGLEFRSIIGDGGAMGGSDSKEFMAISDIGEDTICYSDASDYAANLEMATNFYMRKKSHEIEKELEKVATPGVKTVEEVANLLEVEESRVIKSILFIADEKPVLVVVRGDHEINDVKLKNHLNADFLEMATDEQASELLGASFGSLGPINVPEEIQVIADRYVQDLGNAVCGANEEGFHFINVNPDRDLKVEEYLDLRFVLEGELSPDGQGVIKFTKGIEIGHIFKLGTRYSESMNATILDQNGRSIPVIMGCYGIGVSRLLSAIVEQQADDRGVNWPRNIAPYEVHLIPVNMKAEDQTSLSDDLYTELKQAGLSVLMDDRNERVGVKFADSDLIGLPVRITVGKKASEGIVEIKLRKTSETIEVKKEELIDTLNILLNAN; this comes from the coding sequence ATGAAACAATCAAAATTATTTGTCCCAACATTAAGGGAAGTTCCAAACGATGCTGAGGTTATCAGTCATCAAATGTTATTAAGAGCTGGATACATCCGTCAAATTTCAAGTGGCGTATACAGCTATTTACCATTAGCTAATCTAGTAATTGAAAAGTTAAAAACAATTATTCGTGAAGAATTTGAAAAAATAGATGCAGTTGAAATGTTAATGCCTTCATTACTACCTAAAGAATTATGGGAAGAATCTGGTCGTTACGAAACATACGGACCAAATTTAATGCGTTTAAAAGACCGTAATGGACGTGATTTCTTATTAGGGCCAACTCATGAAGAAGCTTTTACAACCTTAATTCGTGATGAAATTAATTCATATAAACGTTTGCCATTATCACTTTACCAAATTCAAACAAAATTCCGTGATGAAAAACGTCCGCGTTTTGGTTTATTACGTGGTCGCGAATTTATTATGAATGATGCCTATTCTTTCCACGATAGCGATGAAAGTTTAGATGTAGGATATCGTCAATTTGAACAAGCATATAATCGCATTTTTGAACGTTGTGGTTTAGAGTTCCGTAGCATCATCGGTGACGGTGGAGCAATGGGCGGTAGTGATTCAAAAGAGTTTATGGCGATTTCAGATATTGGTGAAGATACAATTTGTTATTCTGATGCTAGTGACTATGCAGCAAACTTAGAAATGGCGACAAATTTTTACATGCGCAAAAAATCCCACGAGATTGAAAAAGAACTGGAAAAAGTTGCAACTCCAGGTGTTAAAACAGTCGAAGAAGTTGCGAATTTATTAGAAGTTGAAGAAAGCCGTGTGATTAAGAGTATTTTATTTATTGCCGATGAAAAACCTGTTTTAGTTGTTGTTCGTGGAGATCATGAAATCAATGATGTGAAATTGAAAAATCATTTAAATGCAGACTTCTTAGAAATGGCAACCGATGAACAAGCTTCTGAGTTGTTAGGTGCTAGTTTTGGTTCTCTTGGACCAATTAATGTTCCAGAAGAAATCCAAGTGATTGCTGATCGTTATGTACAAGATTTAGGAAATGCTGTTTGTGGCGCAAATGAAGAAGGTTTCCATTTCATCAACGTGAATCCAGATCGTGATTTAAAAGTTGAAGAGTATCTTGATTTACGTTTTGTTTTAGAAGGGGAATTATCGCCTGATGGACAAGGTGTCATTAAGTTTACTAAAGGGATTGAAATTGGACATATTTTCAAATTAGGTACTCGCTACAGTGAATCAATGAACGCGACAATCTTAGATCAAAATGGTCGTTCTATTCCAGTTATTATGGGTTGTTACGGTATTGGCGTTAGTCGTTTACTTTCAGCTATTGTTGAACAGCAAGCAGATGACCGTGGTGTAAACTGGCCACGTAACATTGCACCATATGAAGTTCATTTAATTCCTGTTAATATGAAGGCAGAAGATCAAACAAGCTTGTCAGACGATTTATACACTGAATTAAAACAAGCCGGATTATCTGTTTTAATGGATGATCGTAACGAGCGTGTCGGTGTTAAATTTGCAGATTCTGATTTAATTGGTTTACCAGTACGAATTACAGTTGGTAAAAAAGCGAGTGAAGGTATCGTGGAAATTAAATTACGCAAAACAAGTGAAACGATTGAAGTTAAAAAAGAAGAACTAATTGATACCTTAAATATTTTATTAAACGCAAACTAG
- a CDS encoding PolC-type DNA polymerase III, translating into MSLSQEELFQKLLEQINLHQELDYQPYFEKASIRKVTVHKQSKLWHFDFYFQDILPFEIYQNFSEKLQIAFRSIAAISFSIETENPELTIEKLEHYWPEAVKRSGVSSPIINQLFRQQLPVLNLKKVQLYVENEVVKGHLTNQYLPPVEEHYQKLGFPKFRIEPVIDEEANTAKLAEFKAKKEEAEQLLAERAADNLQKAEEERKRNGGDNKVANLPKGKLVLGRAINDKEEIKPMAEIIEEERRVTIEGYVFDVEVRVLRSERQILILKITDYTSSFAVKMFSNSPEDEAVFAALKKGMWVRARGAVQEDNFMRDLVMSARDITEVSRELRKDKADEDKKRVELHLHSNMSQMDATNNITDLVEQAAKWGHPAVAITDHSGAQSFPDAYHAGKKNGVKILYGIEANIVDDGVPIAYNPKHIALSEATYVVFDVETTGLSAVYDTIIELAAVKMYKGNIIETFEQFIDPGHPLSQTTINLTGITDDMVRGSKSEEEVLRLFKEFSGDDILVAHNASFDMGFLNTSYGKYDIAEAENPVIDTLEMSRFLHPQLKSHRLNTLAKRYGVNLEQHHRAIYDSESTGQLCWIFIKEAREEHDMHYHDELNMHIGEGDSYKRARPFHATIIATTQDGLKNLFKLVSMSMVNYFYRTPRIPRSKLTEYREGLIVGSACSSGEVFEAMMQKGYDEAKNRAKFYDYLEVMPKPVYAPLIERELVKSEKDLEEIIRNMVRMGDELGKLVVATGNVHYLNPEDSTYRKILIHSQGGANPLNRSILPEVHFRTTDEMLKEFSFLGKEMAERIVVENTHKVADLVADDITPVKTDLYTPKIEGSEDEIRKLSYDEAHRLYGEVLPEIVEKRIEKELKSIIGNGFSVIYLISQKLVHKSVSEGYLVGSRGSVGSSFVATMTGITEVNPMPPHYRCPECQYSEFFEDGSVGSGYDLPEKACPKCGARLFKDGHDIPFETFLGFHGDKVPDIDLNFSGDYQAKAHDYTKVLFGEDYVFRAGTIGTVADRTAYGFVKGYERDMNLNFRAAEVDRLAKGSTGVKRTTGQHPGGIIVIPDYMDVYDFTPIQFPADAQDSEWKTTHFDFHSIHDNVLKLDILGHDDPTVIRMLQDLSGIDPKTIPTDDPDVMQIFGGTEILGVTPKQIESNTGTLGIPEFGTRFVRGMLEQTKPTTFAELLQISGLSHGTDVWLGNAEELIRTKDIPLSQVIGCRDDIMVYLIHNGLDDGLAFKIMESVRKGKGIPEDWQKSMRDEKIPTWYIDSCLKIKYMFPKAHAAAYVLMALRVAYYKVHFPILYYAAFLSVRAADFDLVAMSQGKEALKAKMKEINDKGLDASTKEKNLLTILEICNEMVERGFEIKMIDLYKSDANDFIIEGNALIAPFRAVPSLGANVAKQICIAREEKKFLSKEDLAKRGKVSKTLIEYMTENNVLKDLPDENQLSLFDMM; encoded by the coding sequence ATGAGTTTAAGTCAAGAAGAATTATTTCAAAAATTATTGGAGCAAATTAATTTGCATCAAGAATTAGACTACCAACCTTATTTTGAAAAAGCGAGTATACGTAAAGTAACAGTGCATAAACAGTCAAAGTTATGGCATTTTGATTTTTATTTTCAAGATATTTTGCCATTTGAAATCTACCAAAATTTTTCAGAGAAATTGCAGATTGCTTTTCGTTCGATAGCCGCAATTTCTTTTTCTATTGAAACCGAAAATCCAGAATTAACGATTGAAAAATTAGAACATTATTGGCCAGAAGCGGTTAAGCGTAGTGGTGTTTCTTCACCAATTATCAATCAACTATTTCGCCAACAGTTACCTGTTCTGAATCTAAAAAAAGTGCAACTTTATGTTGAAAATGAAGTAGTTAAAGGTCATTTGACGAATCAGTACCTGCCTCCAGTTGAAGAGCACTATCAAAAACTCGGTTTTCCTAAATTTAGGATTGAACCTGTGATTGATGAAGAAGCGAATACTGCGAAATTGGCTGAATTTAAAGCTAAAAAAGAAGAAGCCGAGCAACTTTTAGCTGAACGTGCAGCGGATAATTTACAAAAAGCTGAAGAAGAAAGAAAACGTAATGGCGGTGACAATAAAGTTGCCAATCTTCCAAAAGGAAAATTAGTCTTAGGAAGAGCAATCAATGATAAAGAAGAAATTAAGCCAATGGCTGAAATTATTGAAGAAGAACGTCGTGTGACAATTGAAGGATATGTCTTTGATGTAGAAGTGCGAGTATTGCGTTCCGAACGCCAAATCTTAATTTTAAAAATTACGGACTACACTTCATCTTTTGCGGTTAAAATGTTTTCGAATTCGCCAGAAGATGAGGCTGTCTTTGCAGCTTTGAAAAAAGGCATGTGGGTTCGAGCTAGAGGAGCCGTACAAGAAGATAACTTTATGCGTGATTTAGTAATGAGCGCACGAGATATCACCGAAGTCAGTCGAGAGTTAAGAAAAGATAAAGCTGATGAAGATAAAAAACGAGTTGAACTCCATTTGCACAGCAATATGAGCCAAATGGATGCAACAAACAATATTACCGATTTAGTTGAACAAGCAGCTAAATGGGGACATCCAGCAGTAGCTATTACAGATCATAGTGGCGCACAATCTTTTCCAGATGCTTATCATGCCGGGAAGAAAAATGGGGTTAAGATTTTATATGGTATTGAAGCGAATATTGTCGATGATGGTGTTCCAATTGCCTATAATCCAAAACATATTGCCTTAAGCGAAGCAACCTATGTTGTTTTTGATGTGGAGACAACCGGTCTTTCGGCAGTCTATGATACGATTATTGAATTGGCTGCAGTAAAAATGTATAAAGGCAATATTATTGAAACTTTTGAACAGTTTATTGATCCAGGTCACCCGTTGTCCCAAACAACCATTAATTTAACAGGAATTACTGATGATATGGTTCGTGGCTCAAAATCTGAAGAAGAAGTTTTACGCCTGTTTAAAGAGTTTTCTGGTGATGATATTTTAGTAGCCCATAATGCTAGTTTTGATATGGGATTCTTAAATACAAGCTATGGCAAATATGACATAGCAGAAGCCGAAAACCCAGTTATTGATACGTTAGAAATGTCACGTTTCTTACATCCGCAATTAAAAAGTCATCGTTTAAATACGTTAGCAAAACGCTATGGTGTAAATTTAGAACAGCATCACAGAGCCATTTATGATTCGGAATCAACGGGTCAATTATGCTGGATATTTATTAAAGAAGCTAGAGAAGAACATGATATGCATTATCATGATGAATTAAATATGCACATTGGTGAAGGGGATTCCTATAAACGAGCGCGACCTTTCCACGCCACTATTATAGCGACAACCCAAGACGGATTGAAAAATTTATTCAAACTTGTTTCGATGTCAATGGTCAATTATTTTTATCGGACACCACGAATTCCAAGGTCAAAACTAACTGAATATCGTGAAGGACTTATTGTTGGATCTGCATGTAGCTCAGGCGAAGTTTTTGAAGCAATGATGCAGAAAGGCTACGATGAAGCAAAAAATCGTGCCAAATTTTATGACTATTTAGAAGTCATGCCTAAACCAGTCTATGCACCATTAATTGAGCGTGAACTAGTAAAAAGTGAAAAAGATTTAGAAGAAATTATTCGAAATATGGTACGAATGGGTGATGAATTAGGTAAGTTAGTAGTGGCAACTGGAAATGTTCATTATTTAAATCCAGAAGACTCCACTTATCGCAAGATTTTGATTCATTCTCAAGGTGGTGCTAATCCGCTTAATCGTAGTATTTTGCCAGAAGTTCATTTTAGGACAACTGATGAGATGCTAAAAGAATTTAGCTTTTTAGGGAAAGAAATGGCTGAGCGAATCGTCGTGGAAAACACGCACAAAGTTGCAGATTTAGTCGCAGATGATATTACGCCAGTTAAAACAGATTTATATACACCTAAAATTGAAGGTTCTGAAGATGAAATTAGAAAATTAAGTTATGATGAAGCTCATCGATTATATGGCGAAGTGCTTCCCGAAATAGTTGAAAAACGGATTGAAAAAGAATTAAAAAGTATTATTGGAAATGGTTTCTCCGTAATTTATTTAATTTCCCAAAAACTAGTACACAAAAGTGTCAGCGAGGGCTATTTGGTTGGGTCACGTGGTTCCGTTGGGTCCAGTTTTGTTGCAACAATGACGGGAATTACCGAAGTAAATCCAATGCCACCTCATTATCGTTGTCCAGAATGTCAATATTCTGAGTTTTTCGAAGATGGCTCCGTTGGTTCAGGATATGACTTGCCAGAAAAAGCTTGTCCAAAATGTGGTGCTCGTTTGTTTAAAGACGGTCATGATATTCCCTTTGAAACCTTCTTAGGATTTCACGGCGATAAAGTCCCCGATATTGATTTAAACTTTTCGGGTGATTATCAAGCTAAAGCCCATGATTATACCAAAGTTTTATTTGGTGAAGATTATGTGTTCCGGGCTGGTACAATTGGAACGGTTGCCGATCGAACCGCCTATGGTTTTGTAAAAGGCTATGAACGAGATATGAATTTAAATTTCCGAGCAGCTGAAGTTGATCGCTTAGCTAAAGGCTCAACAGGCGTGAAACGAACAACTGGACAGCATCCTGGGGGAATTATTGTTATTCCTGATTATATGGATGTCTATGATTTCACACCGATTCAATTTCCGGCAGATGCCCAAGATTCTGAGTGGAAAACAACACATTTTGATTTCCATTCCATTCACGATAATGTTTTAAAACTTGATATTCTAGGTCACGATGATCCAACTGTGATTCGGATGCTACAAGATTTATCAGGGATCGATCCAAAAACGATTCCAACAGACGATCCGGATGTAATGCAAATTTTTGGTGGGACTGAAATCTTAGGTGTGACTCCTAAGCAAATTGAATCAAATACTGGAACGCTTGGCATTCCTGAGTTTGGAACAAGATTTGTTCGAGGGATGTTGGAACAAACGAAGCCAACTACCTTTGCAGAGTTACTCCAAATCTCTGGGTTATCACATGGTACCGATGTTTGGTTAGGGAATGCCGAAGAGCTAATCCGAACAAAAGATATTCCGCTTTCTCAAGTAATTGGTTGTCGGGATGATATTATGGTCTACTTGATTCATAATGGTTTAGATGATGGATTAGCCTTTAAAATCATGGAAAGTGTGCGTAAAGGTAAAGGAATTCCAGAAGATTGGCAAAAATCAATGCGAGATGAAAAAATACCAACTTGGTATATTGATTCTTGCTTGAAAATTAAGTATATGTTCCCTAAAGCCCATGCGGCAGCATACGTTCTAATGGCTTTGCGAGTGGCATATTATAAAGTCCATTTCCCAATTCTTTACTATGCAGCGTTTCTATCAGTTCGTGCAGCTGATTTTGATTTAGTCGCAATGAGCCAAGGAAAAGAAGCGTTAAAAGCTAAAATGAAAGAAATAAATGATAAGGGCCTTGATGCCTCAACCAAAGAAAAGAATTTACTAACAATACTAGAAATTTGTAATGAAATGGTTGAACGTGGCTTTGAAATTAAAATGATTGATCTATATAAATCAGATGCAAATGATTTTATTATCGAAGGCAACGCTTTAATTGCTCCTTTCAGAGCAGTACCAAGTTTGGGAGCCAATGTGGCGAAGCAAATTTGTATTGCCCGTGAAGAGAAGAAATTCTTATCTAAAGAAGATTTAGCGAAGCGTGGTAAAGTTTCTAAAACATTGATTGAGTATATGACTGAGAACAATGTTTTGAAAGACTTACCAGATGAAAATCAATTATCTTTATTTGATATGATGTAA
- the rimP gene encoding ribosome maturation factor RimP, with protein sequence MSNVVDTVKTIVQPIVDEFNFELVDVEFVKEGKSWFLRMYIDKPGGIDIEDCALVSEKISEKMDAINPDPIPQAYFLEVSSPGAERPLKKEQDYQNAVGSYVNISLYEPVDGEKMYEGTLEEVNEDSLILTIRIKTREKKMEFDRKKIAKARLAIKF encoded by the coding sequence TTGAGTAATGTGGTTGATACGGTCAAGACTATTGTTCAACCAATCGTTGACGAATTTAATTTTGAATTGGTTGACGTGGAATTTGTAAAAGAAGGTAAAAGTTGGTTTTTAAGAATGTACATTGATAAGCCCGGTGGAATTGACATTGAAGACTGTGCGTTAGTGAGTGAAAAGATTAGTGAAAAAATGGATGCTATTAATCCAGATCCAATCCCTCAAGCGTATTTCTTAGAAGTTTCTTCTCCAGGAGCAGAAAGACCTTTGAAGAAAGAACAGGATTATCAAAATGCAGTTGGTTCTTATGTGAATATTTCATTGTATGAACCTGTTGATGGCGAAAAAATGTATGAAGGCACTTTAGAAGAAGTGAATGAAGACAGTTTGATTTTAACAATTCGAATAAAAACTAGAGAGAAAAAGATGGAATTCGATCGCAAGAAAATTGCGAAAGCAAGGTTAGCGATCAAGTTTTAA
- the nusA gene encoding transcription termination factor NusA → MSKEMLNALDALETEKGIAKEIVIEALEAALVSAYKRNYSQAQNVEVEFDMKKGNIHVYAVKEVVEVVFDSRLEVSIEDALELNKAYEIGDKIRFEVTPKDFGRIAAQTAKQVIMQRVREAERSIIYNEFVAYENDIMQGIVERQDNRYIYVNLGKIEAVLSKQEQIPNETYKAHDRIKVYVTKVENTSKGPQIFVSRSHPDLLKRLFEQEVPEIYDGTVEIVSIAREAGDRAKVAVMSRDANIDPVGTCVGPKGQRVQAIVNELKGENMDIVEWNENPATYIANALNPAQVVDVTFNEAQGSCVVVVPDYQLSLAIGKRGQNARLAAKLTGFKIDIKSESDMAALAEVKEETDLETVAEYVEAVEENMAVEAENDAEEVLESIEDLEESREVSELDSETEEDILNPEDAEELIELAEEQDGVDE, encoded by the coding sequence ATGAGCAAAGAAATGTTAAATGCTCTTGATGCTTTAGAAACAGAAAAAGGTATTGCAAAAGAAATCGTGATTGAAGCGTTGGAGGCTGCCTTAGTTTCTGCTTACAAACGGAATTATAGTCAAGCGCAAAATGTTGAAGTCGAGTTTGATATGAAAAAGGGAAATATCCACGTTTATGCCGTTAAAGAAGTCGTTGAAGTTGTTTTTGATTCTCGTTTAGAAGTGAGTATTGAAGATGCTTTAGAGCTCAACAAAGCATATGAAATTGGCGATAAAATCCGTTTTGAAGTAACTCCTAAAGACTTTGGACGTATTGCTGCACAGACAGCTAAACAAGTCATTATGCAACGTGTTCGTGAAGCTGAACGCAGTATTATTTATAATGAGTTTGTCGCTTATGAGAATGATATCATGCAAGGAATTGTTGAACGTCAAGACAATCGTTACATTTATGTAAACCTTGGCAAGATTGAGGCTGTTCTATCTAAGCAAGAACAAATTCCAAATGAAACCTATAAAGCCCATGATCGTATTAAAGTTTATGTGACTAAAGTAGAAAATACTTCAAAAGGCCCACAAATTTTTGTTAGCCGTAGTCATCCAGATTTATTAAAACGTTTATTCGAGCAAGAAGTTCCTGAAATTTATGATGGAACAGTTGAAATTGTCTCTATCGCTCGTGAAGCTGGCGATCGTGCTAAAGTAGCTGTTATGTCAAGAGATGCTAATATTGATCCTGTCGGAACCTGCGTAGGTCCTAAAGGTCAACGTGTTCAAGCCATTGTCAATGAATTGAAAGGCGAAAACATGGATATTGTTGAATGGAATGAAAATCCAGCAACTTATATTGCAAATGCATTGAACCCAGCACAAGTAGTTGATGTAACCTTTAACGAAGCACAAGGAAGTTGTGTAGTTGTAGTTCCAGATTATCAATTGTCACTTGCTATTGGGAAACGTGGTCAAAATGCGCGATTAGCTGCCAAATTAACTGGCTTTAAAATCGATATTAAATCAGAATCTGATATGGCTGCATTAGCAGAAGTAAAAGAAGAAACTGATTTAGAGACGGTTGCTGAGTATGTTGAGGCTGTAGAAGAAAATATGGCAGTTGAAGCTGAAAATGATGCTGAAGAAGTTCTTGAAAGCATAGAAGATTTAGAAGAGTCTCGTGAAGTTTCAGAATTGGATTCTGAAACAGAAGAAGATATTTTAAATCCAGAAGATGCAGAAGAGTTAATCGAATTAGCAGAAGAACAAGACGGAGTCGACGAGTAA
- the rnpM gene encoding RNase P modulator RnpM has translation MQKRKVPMRKCVVTNEMKPKKEMIRIVRNKEGVVAIDPTGKMPGRGAYVSIEPTVVQTAWDKHVLDRHLEATINDEFYQELLDYVTHQKARMSL, from the coding sequence ATGCAAAAGCGAAAAGTACCAATGCGTAAATGTGTTGTAACTAACGAGATGAAGCCTAAGAAAGAAATGATTCGAATTGTTAGAAACAAAGAAGGCGTTGTCGCCATTGATCCAACTGGAAAAATGCCTGGACGTGGAGCTTATGTTTCTATTGAACCGACAGTTGTTCAAACGGCTTGGGACAAACATGTCCTTGATCGTCATTTAGAAGCAACCATTAACGATGAATTTTACCAAGAATTATTGGATTATGTAACCCATCAGAAAGCACGGATGAGTTTATGA
- a CDS encoding YlxQ-related RNA-binding protein yields the protein MNNDQKVLNLLGMAQRAGKLVSGEDLSLKEIRNGTAKLVIVAVDASENTRKKISDKGQHYEVLVAVHFTKMELSHAIGKERTICTIIDKGFAKKFRELLSI from the coding sequence ATGAATAATGATCAAAAGGTGCTTAATCTTCTTGGAATGGCGCAGCGTGCCGGAAAGCTCGTCTCTGGAGAAGACTTAAGTTTGAAAGAAATCAGAAATGGCACTGCTAAATTAGTCATTGTAGCAGTGGATGCAAGTGAAAATACACGAAAAAAAATATCCGATAAAGGTCAGCATTATGAAGTCCTTGTAGCAGTTCATTTCACAAAAATGGAATTGAGCCATGCGATTGGGAAAGAACGGACCATTTGTACGATTATCGATAAAGGCTTCGCAAAGAAATTTCGTGAGTTATTATCAATATAA